The following DNA comes from Flavisolibacter ginsenosidimutans.
ACGCCAGATGCCCGAAGTGCTCATCATTACCCCCGAAAGCCTGCATCTTTTGCTGGCGCAAAAAGATTATCCTGCGGTTTTTCAATCGCTCAAAACAATTGCCGTTGACGAGTGGCATGAACTCATTGGCAGCAAACGTGGCGTGCAAGTAGAATTGGCCCTCAGTCGAATTGTTGGCGTTCGAAGTTCAGCAAACCAAGCATCAAACATCGAATTTCAACCTTCGAACCTTTCCATCTGGGGCATCTCCGCTACCATCGGCAACTTGGATGAAGCAAAAGATGTTTTGTTATCGCCGCTGAAAACAAAAGGCGTTATCGTTCGTGCGCAGTTGCAAAAACAAATTGAAATAGAATCCGTCTTTCCCGATGAAATTGAAAAATATCCATGGGCCGGTCATTTGGGAATCAAACTTGCCGAAAAAATAATTCCCGTTATTGACAACAGCCGCACAACGCTCATCTTCATCAACACAAGAGGCATGAGTGAGTTGTGGTATCAAACCTTGCTCAACGTTGCCCCGCATCTTGCAGGCGCTATTGCCCTTCATCACGGCAGCATCGACATGGCGTTGCGTACATGGATTGAAGAAGCGCTTCACGAAGGAAGATTAAAAGCCGTGGTATGCACCGCCAGCCTCGATCTGGGGGTTGATTTTCGCCCGGTGGAAACCGTCGTTCAGGTGGGTTCGCCAAAAGGCGTTGCACGGTTTTTACAACGCGCCGGACGAAGCGGCCACAGTCCTGATGCCGTAAGCAAGATCTATTTTTTGCCTACGCATTCGCTTGAATTGGTGGAAGCCGCCGCACTCAAAAAAGCCGTGAGCCGGCAATTCATTGAAAGCCGCGAACCTTTGCTTTTGTGTTACGACGTGCTCGTGCAATACCTCGGCACGCTGGCTTGCGGCGAAGGTTTTTATCCCGGACAAATTTTTGAAGAAGTAAAGCGAACGAATTGCTTTAGCGAATTAACGGAAGACGAGTGGGACGAGATGCTCTACTTCATTGCATCGGGCGGCAATGCTTTGCAGCAATACGACGAATACAAAAAAGTGGAGGTGCTGAACGGCTTGTATAAAATCACCTCGCGGCGCATTGCGCTTCGTCACCGCTTGCACATTGGCACCATTGTTAGCGACAACATGATGAAGGTGAAATTCATGGGCGGCGGTTACGTGGGTGTGATTGAAGAAAGTTTCATTACTCGCCTTGAACCCGGCGATGCGTTCACGCTTGCCGGAAGAACGTTGGAATTGGTGACGATAAAAGAAATGACTGCCTTTGTAAAAAAATCAAGCAAGAAGAACGCAAAAATTCCAAGCTGGATGGGCGGACGATTGCCGCTATCGGCAAGCCTTGGAAAAGTTTTGCGGGAAACGGTGTCGGAGGCAAGCCTTGATCGTCCTTCGTTGACCGTTAGCCGGAAAACAAAAGAACTCAATCAATCATCAACTGCCAACGACCAACGGCCAATTGAACTGCAGGTTCTTAGGCCTTTGTTCGCTTTGCAAAAAACATTGTCGCACGTACCGGGCGAAAAGGAATTGCTGATTGAACAGATTGAAACCCGCGACGGCTTCCACCTTTTTGTTTATCCCTTCGAAGGACGTTTGGTACACGAAGCGATGGGCGCCTTGCTGGCTTACCGCATTGGACGATTGTTGCCCATTACGTTTTCCATTGCGATGAACGACTACGGTTTTGAACTGTTGAGCGACCAGCCCATTCCCGTTGACGACAGCAACGTATACGAACTTTTTTCTCCCGACAATTTGATGGAAGACATTCAGCGCAGCGTGAATTCAACGGAGATGGCAAAGCGCAAGTTTCGCGACATTGCGGTGATTGGCGGATTGATTTTTCAGGGCTTTCCAGGCGAATACAAAAAGGCCAGACACCTGCAAGCCTCGGCAGGTTTGTTGTTTAACGTGTTTAACGAATACGATCCCGACAACGTTTTAATCCGGCAGGCTTACGCCGAAGTTTTCTCGCAACAAATGGAAGAACTGCGCTTGCGCGACATGCTGCAACGCGTTCAAAAGTCAAAAATTATTTTGACGTATCCAGAACGCTTAACGCCGTTCTGTTTCCCGATCAAAGTGGACAGCATGAGAGAAAATCTAACTTCGGAAAAACTTGCGGATCGTGTGCGAAGAATGCAGGAGCAGTTGAATAATCTAAGCTAAACATTATTGTTTCCTTTGCGTTTGAAAGCCTTATCAGGCGGGCTTCGCGGTATATTTGTCGCCTTTATGCAAGCGCCAATCCTTCATAAACTTTACTCGCAAAACCTTTGGCTTTCGGCACAACGTTCCTTGTTTTGGGAAGAAGAAAAAGCGCTTGTCGTTTCCGATTTACATTTTGGCAAAACCGGCCACTTTCGCAAGGCCGGCATTGCCGTACCACAAAGTGTTTACAAAGAAGATTTGCAACGTCTCGTTAGTTTGCTCAATCATTTTCGCCCGCAAAAATTAATCGTCGTTGGCGATTTTTTTCATTCATCTGCCAATACGGAACTTGATTGGTTCAAGCGCTGGCGCGAAAGTTTTTCTTCGCTTCAAATCATTCTCGTTCGCGGCAATCACGACATCTTAAACGATCAATGGTATGCCGGTGCCGCCATTGATGTTGTTTATCCAACCCTGCAATCAGGACCTTTTCTTTTTAGCCACGATCAATGCGATGTAAACGGTCCGCTTTATTCTTTTTGCGGCCACATTCATCCCGGCGTTGTCATTCACGGCCTCGGCAAACAATCGCTGCGCTTTCCCTGTTTTTATTTTGCGGAGGAGCATTGCATTCTGCCCGCTTTCAGCAAGTTTACAGGTGCGGTGGGTATGGATAAATCACCGGCGCAAGCCATATATGCCGTTGTTGAAAACGAACTGGTAAAAATTAAATGAGCGAAAAGAAATTGCACATTGCTTTTGATACGATTTATGCGCATCCATTGCCCGAAGGCCACCGCTTTCCGATGCTGAAATACGAACTCATTCCGCAGCAATTACTGTACGAGGGAACCGTTACGGAAGATGCTTTCTTTTCGCCCAAGCCTTGCACCGATGGCGTTGTTTTGCTCACGCATGAGAAAGACTACGTTGACAAATTAAAAAACCAAACCTTGTCGGCGAAAGAGCAGCGGTACATTGGCTTTCCCCAATCGCCTGAATTAACCTTGCGTGAGTTTATCATTACGCAAGGCACGATTGATTGTTGTTATTATGCCATTGAAAACGGCGTGGCGCTGAACGTCGCCGGCGGCACGCATCATGCCTTTAAAGACAGAGGAGAAGGCTTTTGCTTGCTTAATGATTTTGCGGTGGCGGCCAATTATCTGCTGCAAAAAAATCTGGCAACGAAAATTCTCATCATTGATTTAGATGTGCACCAGGGCAACGGAACGGCAAAGCTTTTTGAAGACAAGGATGCAGTGTTTACATTCAGTATGCACGGCCGGAACAATTATCCTTTTCACAAAGAGAAAAGCGATTTGGATGTAGAACTGGAAGATGGGACGACAACGCAGGTTTATCTCCAAAAATTGGGCGACGTTCTTCCTTCCTTGCTTCAAGAAGTAAAGCCTGATTTTGCTTTTTATTTATCCGGCGTTGATATTTTGGAGACGGACAAATTTGGAAAATTAAAAGTGACGATGGAAGGCTGCAAAGAAAGAGACCGCCTTGTTTTTTCGTTGTTGAAAGAAGCAAAAATTCCTTGTGTTGTTTCAATGGGCGGCGGTTACTCGCCTCGTGTAAAAACCATTGTAGAAGCGCATTGCAATACGTTTCGCCTGGCGAAAGAAATCTATGATTTGCAATAGCCCAATAGCTGTGTACATAAATTTAAAAAGGCTTCCATGGCGGAAACCTTTTTGAGTTTTGGCTTTTGGCTTCGATAATTTTTTACACCATTTTCTTTTTTAATACGCTGACCTGCTGTTGCAGGTTGGTTACAAGGTTGGCGAGGTTATTTACGTCCCAGCGCTGCTGCGTGTTGGCCCTTGAAATAACCATTTGCGCCTGCCACATCTCCAAAATTTCCTCGGCGCTTACGGTGTACGGCTGGTAAGCAGGGTTATCGCTTACAAAGGTAAACTTGGCCTTTTGCCTTGGGTTTTTTAAAACGCGTTTGTAAACGATGCCATCGGTTTTGGAAACCACCACGTAGGTATTGTTGGTTTTAATGTCGTCCATGTTTTGCACTTTCTCGCCTACAATCACGCTGCCGCTTGGCGTGGGCATCATGGAGTCGCCCACAATTTCAAACGCACGGTAATCGCCACCGGCCAGCATGGGCAAGGTGAAGGTGTTTAATTCATCAATAAATTCAGGATCGGCATAACCGGCCAGGTAACCCGCCGCGGCTTTCACCGGAACAAAGGGGATGTCGCCACGGCCCTGCACCATCTTTTGTGCCCGGCGTTTTGACAAATAGCTTGTTTTGTTATCGCTCACATCGCGGCGCAATAAATCGTCAAGCGTAAGTTTGAACATATCGGCAACGGCTTCCAGAATATCTATTCGTGGTTCGGCTCTTTCTTCTTCGTAGGCGCCAAGCAAAGAACGTTTGATGCGCAACTTTTGCGCAAATTCTTCCTGTGTCCATCCGCGCAGCTTGCGCAAGTATTTCAGGTTTTTATTGGCCTGTGACATAGCACTAAGTTATTTAGCCGCAAAATACTAATTTATTTAGAACGGCAAAGCAGGAGAAGAGATATTGCGATATCCCAATCACTCAATATCAACAAAAAGTCCCCCGTAAAAACAGAGGACGTATAGATTAGGACATTGCAGCCCGGTTATGGCTAATCAGGCAGCTTCTTTAAAATATTTTTACAGGAAGGTTTTGGAAAATTTTGCGAAGAAAAAAAGTGCCCCGCTAAGAATAGCAGGGCTTCACCCTTAACCATACGAAACCAAGTTCTTTATCTGAAACAATCCGCGTGGCGGATAGCTGATTTCAAATTGACGGTGTAAAAATAATTTTCCTGCAACTTAATTCCTATGGTGTTTCGGTGAAACCCTTTAATCCATCGTTTCAGGAAGAAGACGCGCCGTCAAAGGTTGACGTTGTATTTAGCCATTGAGGAAAGGCCAAAGTTTTTGTTAAAGCACCGCATTTTGTAGCACGGTTTCTACTTCCTCAGCGGCAGCGGCACACTTTGATTTCACGCAAGCAAAATCAACAAGCGTGCTGCCGGGCCTGTGGGCCGCCGCATCCTTTTCAATACGGTCCAGATAAGGGTTAAGTTCATCCGAGAGGCCCACGTAACCAACGGTTGACTTGAGGCTGTGTGCCGTTTGACGAATGGTATTGAATTCTTGTTTTTCAATTGCCAGCTCAAGCTCACGCAGCTCTTCGGGGAGTTGAGAGATAAACTGTTTTAGAAGCTGCTGCTCAAACTCAGCATCGCCACCCGAAAGCGAATGCAGATAGTCGAGGTGAATGTGTTGTAACTCGACTATCTGAACGTCTTCTTTGTCGGGAACGTTTTGTGCGTGGCGGCCAATCATATTGTACAACAGCGTTTCTTTTATGGGTTTTGAAACGTAATCGTTCATGCCCAGTTGCAGACATTTTTCTTTCTCGCCGGCCATAGCATGGGCCGTCATGGCAATGACGGGAATGGACAAGCCCAATTCGTTGCGGATAATTTGCGTGGCTACGTAGCCATCCATTTCGGGCATTTGAATGTCCATCAGCACAAGCGAATAAGGCCGCTGTTTTAATTCTTCCACGGCTTCGCGGCCGTTGTTCACAATAACGTGATCAATCTCCCAACTTTTCATCAGGTGCGAAATCAGTTGTTGATTCATGGCGTTGTCCTCGGCAATGAGAACGGTGATTTTTTGCAGTGGTACGGCTTCTTCCTGTGCTGACAGTGCCGCTGCGTACAACTGATTGATGTCGGGCACGGCGTAACTCAATTCCACAATGAATTCGGAACCTTTGCCGGAACTGCTTTTAAGCTCGATCGTTCCGTTTTGCAAAGTGATCAATTGCTTTACAATGGCGAGGCCAAGGCCTGTGCCGCCAAAGCGCCGCGTGGTTTCGGCCTCGGCCTGGTGAAAGCGTTCAAAGATGGTTTTTTGTTTTTCTTCTGAAATACCAATTCCCGTGTCGCAAATGGCAATGCGAATGCGCACCTTTTCTTCGGTTTGCTCAAGCAGGGAAATGTGCACGTCTATTTCTCCTTCCTCGGTAAACTTTACCGCGTTGCTCAGCAGGTTTACCAGCACTTGCGTTAAGCGTACCGCATCGCCCGATAAAATATCGGGTACGCCAGGTTCAATGCGAACGTTAAATTGAAGCTTCTTTTCTTTTATTTTTTCGCTGAACATGGCGCTTACCGAACTGACCAAACTGTGCAAACTGAACCTTGTTTCTTCCAGCGACATCATGCCCGCTTCGATTTTAGAAAGATCAAGAATATCATTTACAAGGGCCAGTAAGTTTTCGCCGGCGGAATGAATGTTTTGTACGTATTGGCGTTGGTCGGGATTGAGACTGGTTCTTCGAAGCAAGGATGTAAAACCAAGGATGGCGTTCATCGGCGTGCGAATCTCGTGGCTCATGTTGGCAAGGAATTGTTCTTTCATGCCTGCCACTTCCTTGCTGCGTTTTTCTGATTCGTTCAGCAGTTGAATCATTTTTTGTTGCTGTCTTCCCTGGTTGAGTATGTACCAAAACGCCGAAACCACGGCAAGCAAAGCAATAACCGCAATGATCAATCCCCAAAGGCGAGCCGTTCTTCCGGTGTTTTCAATATCGCCTGAAATGGCCTGCAGTTCCGTATTGCGCAAGGCATTTAACCGGTCAATGGTGAGCTCAATGCTGTCGCGAAGTACCTTGCCCCGATTGGTATTGATCATTTCTTGTGCGGCCTCTTTTCCGTTTTGTGAAAAGGCGCTGCATACTTCGTTACTGAAACGAAGCTTGCGTTGAATGGCGGCATCAAGAATTTTTAATTCTTTGGCTGCGGCCCCCGAAGGAAAGATGCGGTGAAGGGCCGCCAGTTCGGTTTGGATGGCGACAACTTTTGCGTCCACTTTTGCCAGGTCTTGCGAGTCGCCGCTAAGCGCCGCGCCGCGTACGTCGCTTTCAATCACCAGCAAGTCGTTTTGCAATTTTCGCAAACTGTTCTGCACGTGCATTTCCGTTGCCAGTTGACGGTTGCCGTCAAGCAAGCGGGTGATGTTATAGCCCGAAACTACCTGCAGGAAAACGATGACCAGAATGCCTAGCAGAAACAACCACAGTACCCAATATCTGATATCCGGTTTGCGCATGAAAGAGTTGCCGAATATACAAATTTCATGCTGCGAAGCTTAGCGCGGAGAAGAAGATGTAATAGAGTGTTTAAAAAAGCGAAGAAAGACAAAGATGCAGAGAACTACAACGGCCAAACTCCCGGCAATTACCGGTAAACGCCTGCGGGTAAAAATTTCGGTTAAGAAATAATACTCGGAAGCAACGAGGAAAAATAAGGCCGCTATGAAGAAGATAAATTTTTTCATGTTCGTAAAAGAGAAAGGCCGCGGGTGCGGCCCGTCTCTTTAGTTAGTTTTAAAATTTGATACAATATTCGTTTTCCCTGCGGAATGTTAGCTTTAGCTGCGACCCCAATATTGTATCAGCAAAGGGTTACGGTTTTTTCATAATGGCCAAAGGGCCGGATATTGGACGATTGCAGAACAAACATACTCCCCCTTTTTCGCTCCTTTCTGATTGTTAGGCT
Coding sequences within:
- a CDS encoding ligase-associated DNA damage response DEXH box helicase; translation: MIKLEKTDGFRIVKDWLAAKEFKPFAYQQEAWQRIINAESGLVNAPTGTGKTFSVFLGAVIRFINDNPATFQSKAKNGLQLIWVTPLRALAKDIGRAMEEVINELGLQWKVGIRNGDTSTAERAKQKRQMPEVLIITPESLHLLLAQKDYPAVFQSLKTIAVDEWHELIGSKRGVQVELALSRIVGVRSSANQASNIEFQPSNLSIWGISATIGNLDEAKDVLLSPLKTKGVIVRAQLQKQIEIESVFPDEIEKYPWAGHLGIKLAEKIIPVIDNSRTTLIFINTRGMSELWYQTLLNVAPHLAGAIALHHGSIDMALRTWIEEALHEGRLKAVVCTASLDLGVDFRPVETVVQVGSPKGVARFLQRAGRSGHSPDAVSKIYFLPTHSLELVEAAALKKAVSRQFIESREPLLLCYDVLVQYLGTLACGEGFYPGQIFEEVKRTNCFSELTEDEWDEMLYFIASGGNALQQYDEYKKVEVLNGLYKITSRRIALRHRLHIGTIVSDNMMKVKFMGGGYVGVIEESFITRLEPGDAFTLAGRTLELVTIKEMTAFVKKSSKKNAKIPSWMGGRLPLSASLGKVLRETVSEASLDRPSLTVSRKTKELNQSSTANDQRPIELQVLRPLFALQKTLSHVPGEKELLIEQIETRDGFHLFVYPFEGRLVHEAMGALLAYRIGRLLPITFSIAMNDYGFELLSDQPIPVDDSNVYELFSPDNLMEDIQRSVNSTEMAKRKFRDIAVIGGLIFQGFPGEYKKARHLQASAGLLFNVFNEYDPDNVLIRQAYAEVFSQQMEELRLRDMLQRVQKSKIILTYPERLTPFCFPIKVDSMRENLTSEKLADRVRRMQEQLNNLS
- the pdeM gene encoding ligase-associated DNA damage response endonuclease PdeM, which codes for MQAPILHKLYSQNLWLSAQRSLFWEEEKALVVSDLHFGKTGHFRKAGIAVPQSVYKEDLQRLVSLLNHFRPQKLIVVGDFFHSSANTELDWFKRWRESFSSLQIILVRGNHDILNDQWYAGAAIDVVYPTLQSGPFLFSHDQCDVNGPLYSFCGHIHPGVVIHGLGKQSLRFPCFYFAEEHCILPAFSKFTGAVGMDKSPAQAIYAVVENELVKIK
- a CDS encoding histone deacetylase family protein, producing the protein MSEKKLHIAFDTIYAHPLPEGHRFPMLKYELIPQQLLYEGTVTEDAFFSPKPCTDGVVLLTHEKDYVDKLKNQTLSAKEQRYIGFPQSPELTLREFIITQGTIDCCYYAIENGVALNVAGGTHHAFKDRGEGFCLLNDFAVAANYLLQKNLATKILIIDLDVHQGNGTAKLFEDKDAVFTFSMHGRNNYPFHKEKSDLDVELEDGTTTQVYLQKLGDVLPSLLQEVKPDFAFYLSGVDILETDKFGKLKVTMEGCKERDRLVFSLLKEAKIPCVVSMGGGYSPRVKTIVEAHCNTFRLAKEIYDLQ
- a CDS encoding XRE family transcriptional regulator, which codes for MSQANKNLKYLRKLRGWTQEEFAQKLRIKRSLLGAYEEERAEPRIDILEAVADMFKLTLDDLLRRDVSDNKTSYLSKRRAQKMVQGRGDIPFVPVKAAAGYLAGYADPEFIDELNTFTLPMLAGGDYRAFEIVGDSMMPTPSGSVIVGEKVQNMDDIKTNNTYVVVSKTDGIVYKRVLKNPRQKAKFTFVSDNPAYQPYTVSAEEILEMWQAQMVISRANTQQRWDVNNLANLVTNLQQQVSVLKKKMV
- a CDS encoding ATP-binding protein; amino-acid sequence: MRKPDIRYWVLWLFLLGILVIVFLQVVSGYNITRLLDGNRQLATEMHVQNSLRKLQNDLLVIESDVRGAALSGDSQDLAKVDAKVVAIQTELAALHRIFPSGAAAKELKILDAAIQRKLRFSNEVCSAFSQNGKEAAQEMINTNRGKVLRDSIELTIDRLNALRNTELQAISGDIENTGRTARLWGLIIAVIALLAVVSAFWYILNQGRQQQKMIQLLNESEKRSKEVAGMKEQFLANMSHEIRTPMNAILGFTSLLRRTSLNPDQRQYVQNIHSAGENLLALVNDILDLSKIEAGMMSLEETRFSLHSLVSSVSAMFSEKIKEKKLQFNVRIEPGVPDILSGDAVRLTQVLVNLLSNAVKFTEEGEIDVHISLLEQTEEKVRIRIAICDTGIGISEEKQKTIFERFHQAEAETTRRFGGTGLGLAIVKQLITLQNGTIELKSSSGKGSEFIVELSYAVPDINQLYAAALSAQEEAVPLQKITVLIAEDNAMNQQLISHLMKSWEIDHVIVNNGREAVEELKQRPYSLVLMDIQMPEMDGYVATQIIRNELGLSIPVIAMTAHAMAGEKEKCLQLGMNDYVSKPIKETLLYNMIGRHAQNVPDKEDVQIVELQHIHLDYLHSLSGGDAEFEQQLLKQFISQLPEELRELELAIEKQEFNTIRQTAHSLKSTVGYVGLSDELNPYLDRIEKDAAAHRPGSTLVDFACVKSKCAAAAEEVETVLQNAVL